The following are from one region of the Rhizobacter sp. AJA081-3 genome:
- the rrtA gene encoding rhombosortase, which produces MALAALAAWPADALRLDWQPALAAREPWRAFTSAAVHYSPLHLGANLAGAALVGALGVVARVPGRVVLAWLAAWPLTQLGLLLRPDLLHYGGLSGMLHAGVCAASLWLLVHDRGRRRLIGAAILAVVTLKILGESPWGPAAQTREGWDIAVAPFAHASGAVCGLVCAGVSLLFPFPATHDD; this is translated from the coding sequence ATGGCCCTGGCCGCGCTGGCGGCTTGGCCGGCGGATGCCCTGCGCCTGGACTGGCAGCCCGCGCTGGCAGCCCGCGAGCCGTGGCGTGCTTTCACTTCGGCTGCGGTGCACTACAGCCCGCTGCACCTGGGCGCCAACCTCGCCGGCGCCGCGCTAGTGGGCGCGCTGGGCGTGGTGGCGCGCGTGCCGGGCCGCGTCGTGCTGGCCTGGCTGGCCGCCTGGCCGCTCACCCAGCTCGGGCTGCTGCTGCGCCCCGACCTGCTGCATTACGGCGGCCTCTCCGGCATGCTGCATGCCGGCGTGTGCGCGGCGTCGTTGTGGCTGCTGGTGCACGATCGCGGCCGACGGCGCCTCATCGGTGCTGCGATCCTTGCCGTGGTGACCCTCAAGATCCTCGGCGAGTCCCCCTGGGGTCCGGCCGCACAGACCCGCGAAGGCTGGGACATCGCGGTCGCCCCTTTCGCCCATGCGAGCGGCGCCGTCTGTGGCCTGGTGTGCGCGGGCGTGTCGCTGCTCTTTCCCTTTCCGGCTACCCATGACGATTGA
- the glnE gene encoding bifunctional [glutamate--ammonia ligase]-adenylyl-L-tyrosine phosphorylase/[glutamate--ammonia-ligase] adenylyltransferase, with translation MGSAPLTDIESQPPVTPPADASHSRFVQRIRRRYAAELPLLPPGLPRRETITALVATLQEQGRAIASALRVARQLVLERLAVLDIEQGAAMEDVTLAMSELAEATLELALAQAVADQSVRHGLPRTDAGAPIEFWVVGMGKLGARELNVSSDIDLVYVYEEDGHTDGPQPITAHEFFAQVARGRRTLIGDTTEDGFVFRVDLALRPNGNSGPAAVSLSMLEEYLQVQGREWERFAWLKSRVVAPRAAVDSGRARALRSIIVSFVYRKYLDYGVFEGLRQLHRKVRDEAQRRAAGRPERANDVKLSRGGIREIEFIVQLLLVVRGGQFPEIRTRSTLRALSKLAAGGLMKVDSARRLAEAYTFLRRVEHRIQYLDDQQTHLLPTVDGDLNWIARSLALTCSADACELLDRLGEIREFVALEFDALLHDGREPAPATNGNGGCRSCGTPPAPLDSESFIEKLPEELAARLRPLCEQPKIKALREESKVRLARLISRAAQAARSGQCTMEAATRFVDWVEPLLRRESYLALLVERPEVQNRLLRLLGLARWPMRYLMRHPGVIDELADERLLHNRFDPAVFSAELEARHEAWERSGQADPESLLDTLRRAHHAEVFRTLVRDVEAHITTEEVADELSALADATLARTLAWAWKHLKQAHRPEPRFAVIAYGKLGGKELGYGSDLDVVFLYDDDDERAPEVYGAFTRKLIGWLTLRTAAGELFDIDTALRPNGNSGMLVTSMDSFEKYQSGRGSNTAWTWEHQALTRARWCAGLGALEGRFEAVRRAVLAAPRDHAALREEVRAMRDKLRAARPVKAGSFDVKHSPGGMVDAEFAVQYLVLAHSGAHPELLDNKGNIALLQRAQACGLLPDHIGTHAADAYRELRRAQHRARLDEQPTQVPPETLVEHRDAILALWRTVFG, from the coding sequence ATGGGTTCCGCACCGCTCACCGACATCGAATCGCAACCCCCTGTGACGCCGCCGGCGGACGCATCGCACAGCCGTTTCGTGCAACGCATCCGGCGACGTTACGCGGCCGAGCTGCCGCTGCTGCCCCCCGGCCTGCCGCGGCGCGAGACGATCACCGCCCTGGTGGCCACGTTGCAGGAGCAAGGCCGCGCGATCGCCAGTGCCTTGCGGGTGGCACGGCAGCTCGTGCTGGAGCGGCTGGCCGTGCTCGACATCGAGCAGGGTGCGGCGATGGAAGACGTCACGCTGGCCATGAGCGAGCTGGCAGAGGCCACGCTCGAGCTGGCCTTGGCGCAGGCCGTGGCCGACCAGTCGGTGCGGCATGGACTGCCGCGCACCGACGCCGGCGCACCGATCGAATTCTGGGTCGTCGGCATGGGCAAGCTCGGCGCGCGCGAGCTCAACGTCTCGTCCGACATCGACCTCGTCTACGTCTACGAAGAAGACGGCCACACCGACGGGCCGCAGCCGATCACCGCGCACGAGTTCTTCGCCCAGGTGGCGCGCGGCCGTCGGACCCTGATCGGCGACACCACCGAAGACGGCTTCGTGTTCCGCGTCGACCTGGCGCTGCGCCCGAACGGCAACTCCGGGCCGGCGGCGGTGAGCCTGTCCATGCTCGAGGAATACCTGCAGGTGCAGGGCCGCGAGTGGGAGCGCTTCGCCTGGCTGAAGAGCCGCGTCGTTGCGCCGCGCGCCGCAGTGGACAGCGGCCGCGCGCGTGCGCTGCGTTCGATCATCGTCTCCTTCGTCTACCGGAAGTACCTCGACTACGGCGTGTTCGAGGGCCTGCGCCAGCTGCACCGGAAGGTGCGCGACGAGGCCCAGCGCCGCGCCGCCGGCCGGCCCGAGCGCGCCAACGACGTCAAGCTCTCGCGCGGCGGCATCCGCGAGATCGAGTTCATCGTGCAGCTGCTGCTGGTGGTGCGCGGCGGGCAGTTCCCGGAGATTCGCACGCGCTCGACGCTGAGAGCGCTGAGCAAGCTGGCGGCCGGCGGGCTGATGAAGGTCGACAGCGCGCGCCGGCTGGCCGAGGCCTACACCTTCCTGCGCCGCGTCGAACACCGCATCCAGTACCTCGACGACCAGCAGACCCACCTGCTGCCCACCGTCGACGGCGACTTGAACTGGATCGCGCGCAGCCTGGCCCTGACGTGCAGCGCCGACGCCTGCGAGCTGCTCGATCGTTTGGGCGAGATCCGCGAGTTCGTCGCGCTCGAGTTCGACGCGCTGCTGCACGACGGCCGCGAGCCCGCACCGGCCACCAACGGCAACGGCGGCTGCCGCAGCTGCGGCACGCCGCCGGCGCCGCTGGACAGCGAGAGCTTCATCGAGAAGCTGCCCGAGGAACTGGCGGCCCGCCTGCGCCCGCTGTGTGAGCAGCCGAAGATCAAGGCGCTGCGCGAGGAGAGCAAGGTGCGCCTGGCGCGCCTGATCTCGCGCGCCGCGCAGGCCGCGCGCAGCGGCCAGTGCACGATGGAGGCGGCGACGCGCTTCGTCGACTGGGTCGAGCCGCTGCTGCGCCGCGAGAGCTATCTCGCGCTGCTGGTCGAGCGGCCCGAGGTGCAGAACCGGCTGCTGCGCCTGCTCGGCCTGGCCCGCTGGCCGATGCGCTACCTGATGCGCCACCCGGGCGTGATCGACGAGCTGGCCGACGAGCGCCTGCTGCACAACCGCTTCGACCCCGCCGTGTTCAGCGCCGAGCTGGAAGCGCGCCACGAGGCCTGGGAACGCTCCGGCCAGGCCGACCCCGAATCGCTGCTCGACACGCTGCGCCGCGCCCACCATGCCGAGGTGTTCCGCACGCTGGTGCGCGACGTCGAGGCGCACATCACCACCGAAGAGGTGGCCGACGAGCTGTCGGCGCTGGCCGACGCCACGCTGGCCCGCACACTCGCCTGGGCCTGGAAACACCTCAAGCAGGCGCACCGGCCGGAGCCGCGCTTCGCCGTCATCGCCTACGGCAAGCTCGGCGGCAAGGAGCTCGGCTACGGCAGCGACCTCGACGTCGTGTTCCTCTACGACGATGACGACGAGCGCGCCCCCGAGGTCTATGGCGCCTTCACGCGCAAGCTGATCGGCTGGCTGACCTTGCGCACCGCCGCGGGCGAGCTGTTCGACATCGACACCGCGCTGCGGCCGAACGGTAACTCGGGGATGCTCGTCACCTCGATGGACTCGTTCGAGAAGTACCAGAGCGGCCGAGGCAGCAACACCGCATGGACCTGGGAGCACCAGGCGCTGACGCGGGCGCGCTGGTGCGCCGGGCTGGGCGCGCTCGAGGGCCGCTTCGAGGCGGTGCGCCGCGCCGTGCTGGCGGCCCCGCGCGACCATGCAGCACTGCGCGAAGAAGTGCGCGCGATGCGCGACAAGCTGCGCGCAGCGCGGCCGGTCAAGGCCGGCAGCTTCGACGTCAAGCACAGCCCGGGCGGCATGGTCGACGCCGAGTTCGCGGTGCAGTACCTCGTGCTCGCACACAGCGGCGCGCACCCCGAGCTGCTCGACAACAAGGGCAACATCGCCCTGCTTCAGCGCGCCCAGGCATGCGGCCTGCTGCCCGACCACATCGGCACGCACGCTGCCGATGCCTACCGCGAGCTGCGCCGCGCGCAGCACCGCGCCCGGCTGGACGAGCAGCCCACGCAGGTACCGCCCGAGACCCTGGTCGAACACCGCGACGCCATCCTCGCCCTGTGGCGCACGGTGTTCGGTTGA
- a CDS encoding DMT family transporter translates to MTIERKSRLDTLAVTSLVACCFLWGLNQVAAKVAITEVPPLAQAAVRSLGGAVLVFIWARLRGITLFGHDGSLPGGLLAGLLFAAEFGCIFLGLQFTTASRMAVFIYISPFIVALGMPFISKSEKLKRTQMAGLVIAFAGVAWGFAEGFTRPAAGDRQWLGDGLGVLAGVLWGATTLAIRGSKLSSTSAEKTLLYQLAISGAALALAAAVTGTAWAPTLSALTWASLFFQVVIVTFASYLLWFWLIRHYPATRLAAFTLLTPVFGLLLGGWLLGEPITPRLVIALLAVASGIVLVNRS, encoded by the coding sequence ATGACGATTGAACGCAAGTCTCGACTCGACACCCTGGCCGTCACCTCGCTGGTGGCGTGCTGCTTCCTGTGGGGCCTGAACCAGGTGGCCGCCAAGGTGGCGATCACCGAGGTGCCACCGCTCGCGCAGGCCGCCGTGCGCTCGCTGGGCGGCGCCGTGCTGGTGTTCATCTGGGCGCGGCTGCGCGGCATCACGCTGTTCGGCCACGACGGTTCGCTGCCCGGCGGGCTGCTCGCCGGGCTGCTTTTCGCCGCCGAGTTCGGCTGCATCTTCCTCGGACTGCAGTTCACCACCGCCTCGCGCATGGCGGTGTTCATCTACATCTCGCCGTTCATCGTGGCGCTGGGCATGCCCTTCATCTCGAAGTCCGAGAAGCTCAAGCGCACACAGATGGCCGGGCTGGTGATCGCCTTCGCGGGAGTAGCCTGGGGCTTCGCCGAGGGCTTCACGCGCCCGGCGGCGGGCGATCGGCAGTGGCTTGGCGACGGCCTGGGTGTGCTGGCCGGCGTGCTGTGGGGTGCGACGACGCTGGCCATCCGCGGCAGCAAGCTGAGCTCGACCTCGGCCGAGAAGACGCTGCTGTACCAGCTGGCCATCTCGGGCGCGGCACTGGCGCTGGCGGCCGCCGTGACGGGCACGGCCTGGGCGCCCACACTGTCGGCCCTGACCTGGGCCTCGCTGTTCTTCCAGGTGGTGATCGTCACCTTCGCCAGCTACCTGCTGTGGTTCTGGCTGATCCGCCACTACCCCGCCACGCGGCTGGCCGCCTTCACGCTGCTCACGCCGGTGTTCGGCCTGCTGCTGGGTGGC